From Curtobacterium sp. MCBA15_012:
CGGTGAGGAGCGAGTCGTCGCCCAGGTCGGTGTCGTGGTGGGCGCCGAGGTACGCGTCGATGACGGCCTGGTCGTCCATCACCGTGTCGGCCGGCCCCTCGGCGACGACCTTGCCCTCGGCCATCACGACGACCCAGTCCGAGATGTGCCGGACCATGTGCATGTCGTGCTCGACGAAGAGCACCGTCATGCCGTCGTCGCGCAGGGACTTGATGTGCCCGAGCAGCGACTGGGTCAGTGCCGGGTTCACGCCGGCCATCGGCTCGTCGAGCATGATCATGCGCGGGTCGGACATGAGCGCCCGGGCCATCTCGAGGAGCTTCCGCTGACCGCCCGAGAGCGAACCGGCGTAGTCGTCCTTCTTCTCGAGGAGCTTGAAGCGGGCGAGGAGTTCCTCGGCCTTGGCCGTGATCTCCTGCTCGCGCTTCGACCAGAGCGGCTTCACGAGGGCGGCGAAGAAGTTCTCGCCCGGCTGGTCCCGCGCGCCGAGGAGCATGTTCTGCATCACGGTCAGGCGACTGAGCGCCTTCGTGAGCTGGAACGTGCGGACCATGCCCTTGTTCGCGATGTGCGTGGCGCTCGTCTTCTGCAGGGTCGCCCCGTCGAAGGTGGTCCGCGCGCCGGGGGTCGGCTTGTCGAACCCGGTGAGCAGGTTGAAGAACGTGGTCTTGCCGGCACCGTTCGGACCGATCAGGGCGGTGATGGAGCCGCGCTGGACCTCGAGGTGGTCGACGTCGACCGCGGTCATGCCGCCGAAGTGCCGGGTGACCCCGTCCACCGTCAGGATCGGGTCGGTCTTGCTGTGGGCGTACGTCTCAGACACTGAACGTCAGCTCCTTCTTGTTGCCGAGGAGTCCCTGTGGACGGAACACGATGAGGAGCATGAGCGCGACGCCGACGAGCACGTACGAGAACTGCTCGGCCTGCTGGGCGTTCATGATCGAGTCCGGGATGAAGTCACCCGCGAGGGTGCGGATGAACAGGCGGACGACGAAGAACAGCACGGAGCCGAGCACCGGACCGAACACCGTCGCGGCACCGCCGAGGATGAGCGCCGTCCAGATGAAGAACGTCATCGAGCGGCCCATCGCGTCCGGCTGCACCGAGCTCGGCAGGACGTAGATCACCCCGGCGAGCGCACCGAGCGCGCCACCGAACACGAGCGCCTGCATCTTGTACGAGTAGACGTTCTTGCCGAGGGAGCGCACGGCGTCCTCGTCCTCGCGGATGGCCTTCACCACGCGGCCCCACGGGCTGCGCATGAGCAGGAACAGCACGAGCGTGAACAGGGCGACGAGGCCCCACGCCGCGATGCGGATCCACCAGCCGTTGACGCCGTTGTTCGAGTACGTGAACCAGAGGATCGACGTGGTGCCGTCGGGCAGCGGGCTGAGCGCGTTGAACGGGTCGCGGTAGGCCGAGCCGGCGATGCCGTTCGAGCCACCGGTCGTCGTGGTGAGCAGGCTGGAGCGTCCGACCATGCGGATGATCTCGGCGCCGGAGATCGTCACGATCGCCAGGTAGTCACCGCGCAACCGCAGGGTCGGGACACCGAGGATCACCGCGAAGACGATCGCCACGGCGAGCGCGACGAGGACGGCCACCACGAAGGGCAGTCCGTTCGTGATCGAGATCGCGAACCCGTAGGCACCGAGCAGCAGGAACGCCGCCTGGCCCATGTTGATCAGGCCCGTGAGGCCGAAGTGCACGTTGAGGCCGATCGCCGCGAGGGCGAACGCCGCCGTGGTCGGCGCGAGGGCCTCCTGCGTCAGCGAGCTGAGCAGGTTCAGGATGTAGTCCATGTCGGTGCTCCCTTAGCCGATGCGCTCGGCGCGGCCGAAGATGCCCTGCGGCCGGAACAGCAGGATGAGGATGAGGATCACGAGGGCCGTGGCGTACTTGAAGTCGCCCGGCAGCACGAGGTTCGTGAGCTCGACGATGATGCCGATGATCATCGAGCCGACCAGGGCGCCGTACGCGGTGCCGAGGCCGCCGAGGGTGACGGACGCGAACATGAGCAGCAGCAGCTGGAGACCGGTCTGCCAGTTCACGCCGTTGAGCACGAGGCCGAGCATCACGCCGGACAGGCCGGCGAGGCCCGCCGCGAGCGTCCACACGAAGCGGATGACGCGGTCGACGTCGATGCCCGAGGCCGCGGCGAGCGCGGGGTTGTCCGACACCGCGCGCGTGGCACGACCGAAGCGGGTCTTCGCGAGGAAGAGCCCGGTGCCGACGAGCACGACGAGCGCGACCGCCATCGCGACGTAGGACTGCACCGTCAGGGTGAGCCCGGCGAACGTCACCGTCTCGGGGTTGCCCTGCTGGATGCGGACGGTCGAGGCGCCGAACAGGTACTGGAAGGCGTACTGCGCGGCGATCGACAGACCGATCGTCACGATCATGAGCTGCGTCAGGCTGATCCGCTTGCGCCGCAGGGGCTTCCAGATCGCGGCGTCCTGCAGGTACCCGGTCGCGGCGCAGAGCAGCGTCACCACGATGCCGGTCAGCCAGATGTTCCACCCGAGCTGGTTCGCGAAGACGTAGGCCAGGAGCCCGCCGAGGGTGACCTGCTCGCCGTGCGAGAAGCTCGACAGGCCGGTGGTGCCGTAGATGAGCGAGAGGCCGACCGACGCCAGCGCGATGAGGAGCCCGAGGCGGATACCGGACGCGAACTGCTGCCAGGCCCGCGCGGGCGTCACGCTCGACGTGTCGGTGTCGGTCGTCGCGCCCTTCTGGTCGGAGAGCTGGAAGATCTGCCCGACGTTGGCGTTCAGCGTGGCGTTCACCTTGCGCTCGGCGTCCGCGGCGTTCGTCAGGTACTGGCCCTTCGGCAGCGAGGACTGGTCGACGCTCACCGTGTACTGGCCGGCGGTCGTGACGCTCACCGACCACCGACCGGTGGCGTCGGTCGTCGCGGTCTGGTCGAAGGACGCGGGTCCGGCGACCTCGACGTCGATGCCCTTCGCCGGCTTGCGCTCGGAGTCCAGGATCGTGCCGCGGATGCAGCCGTTGGTGGGGCTGACCGTGCAGGGCCCGGTGGCCGCCGTCCCGCCGGCCGGGCTGGTGCCGGCCGGGCTGCTGCTGGCGGACGGACTGCTCGTCACCGCGTCGGCTGCGGGCGACAGTGCCCAGTCGACCGCGAAGGTGGCGAGGAAGGCGAGGAAGAGCACGGCGGCGAGGACCAGGCGGCTGCGGCCTGGTGCCCCGCGGCGGAATCGGCGCATGAGCGCAGACCCCGGCGGAGTGATGGAACCCACGGATGAGCCTCTCGTTCGGATAGTCGAGGACCCTAGGGATTTTTTGTGTCCCCCGTGTTTCCGTCACGTCTCCTGCACAAATCGTGCTGCATTCGTGACCGATCCCCTGTCGATCCGCATGAATCCGCCCGTCCGGCCGGTACAGCGGTCGGCGCGAGGGCCGCCGAGTGCCCTCCGGGAGGGGTCACGACGCACCATCCCAGCGGTCCCCCAGCGTGGATCTGCTCAGGCGCAGGAATGGCGCCTCGCCCGGGCGCGTTACCATTGCCCATCGGGAACCCGACGGTGCGTTGCCGGTGCAGCAGACCACTTCACCTCGCCCACGAAGGGGACCCATGGACCAGCCGGATCCGTTCGGATTCATCGGACTCACGTACGACGACGTCATGCTCCTCCCCGGGCACACCGACGTCATCCCGAGCGAGGCGTCCACCACGTCCCGGCTCACCAAGCGCATCTCGGTCGCCGTCCCGCTGCTGTCCGCGGCGATGGACACCGTGACCGAGGCCCGCATGGCCATCGCCATGGCGCGCCAGGGCGGCATCGGCATCCTGCACCGCAACATGTCGATCGAGGACCAGGCGGCCTACGTCGACAAGGTCAAGCGGTCCGAGTCGGGCATGATCACGAACCCCGTGACGACCCGTCCCGACGCGACCGTCGCCGAGGTCGACGCCGTGTGCGGGCAGTTCCGCGTCTCCGGCCTGCCGGTCGTCGAGGAGGACGGCACGCTCGTCGGCATCATCACCAACCGCGACATGCGGTTCGTCGCCCCGTTCGAGATGGGCACCACGCTCGTCCGCGACGTCATGACGAAGGCCCCGCTCATCACGGCGTCCGAGGGCATCGACCCCGAGGACGCGGTCGCGATCTTCGCGCAGCACAAGATCGAGAAGCTGCCCCTCGTCGACGAGTCCGGCCGCCTGACCGGGCTCATCACGGTCAAGGACTTCGACAAGAGCGAGAAGTACCCGGACTCCACCAAGGACGACGAGGGCCGACTGCGCGTCGGTGCCGCGATCGGCTTCTTCGGTGACGCCTGGCAGCGCGCCGAGGCCCTGCGCGACGCGGGTGTCGACGTGCTCGTGGTGGACACCGCGAACGGCGAGAGCGAGGGCGTGCTCGACATGGTCCGTCGCCTGAAGGCGGACCAGTCGTTCGCCGGCATCGACGTGATCGGCGGCAACGTCGCGACCCGTCAGGGCGCCCAGGCGCTCATCGACGCGGGCGTCGACGCGGTCAAGGTCGGCGTCGGCCCCGGCTCGATCTGCACGACCCGCGTGGTCGCCGGCGTCGGCGTCCCGCAGGTCACCGCGGTCTACGAGGCGTCGCTCGCGGCCCGCGAGGCCGGCGTCCCGGTCATCGCCGACGGCGGCCTGCAGTACTCGGGTGACATCGCCAAGGCGCTCGTCGCCGGCGCGGACACCGTGATGCTCGGCTCGCTCCTCGCCGGCACCGACGAGTCCCCGGGCGACCTGGTGTTCGTCGGCGGCAAGCAGTACAAGGCGTACCGCGGCATGGGCTCCCTGGGCGCCCTGCAGACCCGCGGCGAGAAGACCTCGTACTCGAAGGACCGCTACTTCCAGGCCGACGTCCCCTCGGACGAGAAGCTCATCCCCGAGGGCATCGAGGGCCAGGTGCCCTACCGCGGCTCGGTGGCGAACGCCGTCTACCAGCTCGTCGGCGGGCTGCGGCAGTCGATGTTCTACGTCGGCGGCCGGACCGTGCCCGAGCTCAAGGCCCGCGGCAAGTTCGTCCGCATCACGGCCGCGGGGCTCAAGGAGTCGCACCCGCACGACATCAAGATGGTCGTCGAGGCCCCGAACTACCGCGGCTGACCGACCCTCCCGCTCGTCCCCACGTCGGCGGTTCCCCGCAGCGCCACCCCGCTGCGAGGAGCCGCCGACGTGCTGTTCCCGGGGACGTTCCGGCACGGCCGTCGAGGTCCGCGTCCACCGGACAGGACCGGTCCTCCCCGGCCAGCGGCGGGCCCGAGACCGTCCGGACGGACTCCTCATCAGGGGTTCCCGGGCGGCCGCTCAGATGAGTCACGGGTCTGTAACGAAACGTCCAGGGGAGGATCTCGGACACACACGCGAAACACATCGGCCCTAGTTTTCTCGGCAACCCACGCAGAGGACACTGCGCTCGACCCGATGCGGTCAGGCCTCCGCGCAGAGAAAGGGCTCCACGGATGATCAGAACCACCCGTGCCACCACGGCACTGGCAGTGGCGGGAGCGGCAGCGCTCCTCCTCGCCGCGTGTTCCACCAGCGGCAGCGCCGAGTCCACGTCCTCGGCCTCGGCCGGCGGGGCGAAGAAGGACCCGGCGGCGAGCTGCAAGGCTCCCGCCACCCCGGGTACCGACGCGCTCAAGATCGGCACGATCCTGCCGCTCACGGGGACGCTCTCGTACCTCAACCCGCCCGCGGAGTCCGGGGTCGGCCTGGCCGTCGAGGACATCAACGCCGCCGGCGGCGTGCTCGACAAGGACGTCAGCATCGACCCGGCGACCGACTCGGGCGACAGCAACGACATGACCGTGTCGAGCTCGGCCGCGACGAAGCTCGTCAACGCCAAGGTCCCGGTCGTCATCGGTGCGGAGTCGTCCAGCGTCACGCTGAACGTCATCGACCAGCTGACGAGCAGCTGCATCGTGCAGATCTCCCCGG
This genomic window contains:
- the guaB gene encoding IMP dehydrogenase, whose translation is MDQPDPFGFIGLTYDDVMLLPGHTDVIPSEASTTSRLTKRISVAVPLLSAAMDTVTEARMAIAMARQGGIGILHRNMSIEDQAAYVDKVKRSESGMITNPVTTRPDATVAEVDAVCGQFRVSGLPVVEEDGTLVGIITNRDMRFVAPFEMGTTLVRDVMTKAPLITASEGIDPEDAVAIFAQHKIEKLPLVDESGRLTGLITVKDFDKSEKYPDSTKDDEGRLRVGAAIGFFGDAWQRAEALRDAGVDVLVVDTANGESEGVLDMVRRLKADQSFAGIDVIGGNVATRQGAQALIDAGVDAVKVGVGPGSICTTRVVAGVGVPQVTAVYEASLAAREAGVPVIADGGLQYSGDIAKALVAGADTVMLGSLLAGTDESPGDLVFVGGKQYKAYRGMGSLGALQTRGEKTSYSKDRYFQADVPSDEKLIPEGIEGQVPYRGSVANAVYQLVGGLRQSMFYVGGRTVPELKARGKFVRITAAGLKESHPHDIKMVVEAPNYRG
- a CDS encoding ABC transporter ATP-binding protein codes for the protein MSETYAHSKTDPILTVDGVTRHFGGMTAVDVDHLEVQRGSITALIGPNGAGKTTFFNLLTGFDKPTPGARTTFDGATLQKTSATHIANKGMVRTFQLTKALSRLTVMQNMLLGARDQPGENFFAALVKPLWSKREQEITAKAEELLARFKLLEKKDDYAGSLSGGQRKLLEMARALMSDPRMIMLDEPMAGVNPALTQSLLGHIKSLRDDGMTVLFVEHDMHMVRHISDWVVVMAEGKVVAEGPADTVMDDQAVIDAYLGAHHDTDLGDDSLLTEETYEELAEEVAEEDAAADHREQDEQEATR
- a CDS encoding branched-chain amino acid ABC transporter permease codes for the protein MGSITPPGSALMRRFRRGAPGRSRLVLAAVLFLAFLATFAVDWALSPAADAVTSSPSASSSPAGTSPAGGTAATGPCTVSPTNGCIRGTILDSERKPAKGIDVEVAGPASFDQTATTDATGRWSVSVTTAGQYTVSVDQSSLPKGQYLTNAADAERKVNATLNANVGQIFQLSDQKGATTDTDTSSVTPARAWQQFASGIRLGLLIALASVGLSLIYGTTGLSSFSHGEQVTLGGLLAYVFANQLGWNIWLTGIVVTLLCAATGYLQDAAIWKPLRRKRISLTQLMIVTIGLSIAAQYAFQYLFGASTVRIQQGNPETVTFAGLTLTVQSYVAMAVALVVLVGTGLFLAKTRFGRATRAVSDNPALAAASGIDVDRVIRFVWTLAAGLAGLSGVMLGLVLNGVNWQTGLQLLLLMFASVTLGGLGTAYGALVGSMIIGIIVELTNLVLPGDFKYATALVILILILLFRPQGIFGRAERIG
- a CDS encoding branched-chain amino acid ABC transporter permease produces the protein MDYILNLLSSLTQEALAPTTAAFALAAIGLNVHFGLTGLINMGQAAFLLLGAYGFAISITNGLPFVVAVLVALAVAIVFAVILGVPTLRLRGDYLAIVTISGAEIIRMVGRSSLLTTTTGGSNGIAGSAYRDPFNALSPLPDGTTSILWFTYSNNGVNGWWIRIAAWGLVALFTLVLFLLMRSPWGRVVKAIREDEDAVRSLGKNVYSYKMQALVFGGALGALAGVIYVLPSSVQPDAMGRSMTFFIWTALILGGAATVFGPVLGSVLFFVVRLFIRTLAGDFIPDSIMNAQQAEQFSYVLVGVALMLLIVFRPQGLLGNKKELTFSV